The genomic DNA TATTGACATTGGGTAAAGTAGTGGAATTACAGGAAGGACATTATGATTTATTTACTGCAATTTTTGGAAGTGGTCCAGCATTTTTATTAGCAATACTACAAACACTTAAAAATAAAATAAGCGAATTGGGAATATCAGATCAAGAAGCCAATGATCTACTAATAGAATTGATAATTGGCACTACGACTTATTTTCAAAAAAATTGTACTAAAAAAAGTATTGATGACTTAATAAAAAACGTTACAAGCAAAGGAGGTACGACAGAGGCTGGATTGAACTATATCAAGAAAAATAATCTAAATAAGTTGTTTGAAAATGTTATCATTGAGGCCCAAAAAAAATCTAAAGAGATGAATACGTAAGGAATTTTTGACCTAGCAGGAGCAGGTTTGTAACCTGCTCCTCTTTTTTTAAAAAAAGAAAAGCTCTCCTGTAGATGCCAATGGAGAATTTAGATAAAAAAATACCCATAAAATATGTATACGTGCTTTAAAATTTGCAGAAAACATGCTACATTTGCACTGTGTGTTAATAGGTGTTTTGCAACACCAAAAGTTCGCGTAACATACAAATTTTGGCTTTTATACGATTGAAGTTCACTTAATAACCAGTTATGAAAAATAATTTTGGCCACAATTTTTTATTTTTTTAATTCAATACATTTATGTTAAAGATAGCTCTGTTCGGTTGTGGAGGTTTTGCTAAAAATCACATTAAGGAGCTGTCAAAGCGAGACGATGTAATTGTGCAATATTTTATAGACCCATCAGCTGAAAATAGAAATTCCTTGGGAAATATTTATAATACTGAAAAAGACATCGTTCCATCAGGATTTGATAGTTTGGATGAATTTCTTTCTTCCAACCCAGAATTTGACGCGGCTATTATCGTTTCTCCGCCAAAAACACATTTTGAAATAGCCTCAGCTATAATAAAAATGGGGAAATCAGTTTATGTTGAGAAGCCATTTACAGTCGATACAGAAGAAGCAAAAAAGCTTTGTCGGCAGGCAAAAGAAAAAAATGTTGAAATTGAGATTGGCGCTAATAGATGCGTGTTTCCAGCTTACAGAGCAGCGGCCAAAGCATTACGAGAAGGAAGAATTGGAGATTATAAGGCAGTATCTATGTATTATAGACATAACTGGGAAGGAAACACACAAAATAATTGGAGGCAAAACTCTTCTGAGCCAGCTGCCGGACTTCTCGCCGACCATAGCCCCCATTACAGTCATTTTCTATTTACTGACTTAGGATTTAGGCCTAACGAAATTAGACACATGGGAACTAGATTTAATGAGCATGGAGTCGATGTTGACATTTGTTATGGAATGATGGATGAAGCTGGAAGAGCTGCTTATGTTGTTATGGATGGATCACCTTCCGATGATCACAGAGAAGAAGTGATTAAAATTTATGGAAGTGAAGGAATTATTAAAATAAGATTTGAAGGCAAATCCAGTAGCGCCTATATCGAAAAGGATGGCAAGGAGGAAAAAATTGAGATTGATAGCGCTCTTGAAGAAATAAAATCATTGGGAATAAAGGATTTTAAAAGCCATCCTGCCTTGATACATAATTTCGTTGCCTTATTAAATGGCGAGGTGCAAAAAAATGCAAATCCAGGCAGAGAAGGAATTATGCCAATTTATTTAACAGAATTAGTTGAGAAATCAAGAGGAAAAACGAAAGAAGATTCATTATCAAAAGAAGAATTACAAGAACTTTCCGAACAAGTTAATGATAATGGCGAATTGGATATCGAAAAAATGAAAGAGTTTTTTAATAGAGGCAAAGAGATGAAAGTCG from Parcubacteria group bacterium includes the following:
- a CDS encoding Gfo/Idh/MocA family oxidoreductase is translated as MLKIALFGCGGFAKNHIKELSKRDDVIVQYFIDPSAENRNSLGNIYNTEKDIVPSGFDSLDEFLSSNPEFDAAIIVSPPKTHFEIASAIIKMGKSVYVEKPFTVDTEEAKKLCRQAKEKNVEIEIGANRCVFPAYRAAAKALREGRIGDYKAVSMYYRHNWEGNTQNNWRQNSSEPAAGLLADHSPHYSHFLFTDLGFRPNEIRHMGTRFNEHGVDVDICYGMMDEAGRAAYVVMDGSPSDDHREEVIKIYGSEGIIKIRFEGKSSSAYIEKDGKEEKIEIDSALEEIKSLGIKDFKSHPALIHNFVALLNGEVQKNANPGREGIMPIYLTELVEKSRGKTKEDSLSKEELQELSEQVNDNGELDIEKMKEFFNRGKEMKVDSSIIGNESQENTTRNEINRRFLR